The Tateyamaria omphalii genome contains a region encoding:
- a CDS encoding ABC transporter ATP-binding protein, with the protein MFESTLDRLNSRLIVRLLRENFRLQIRNYSIAMVAMVGIAATTALTAWIMKDIIDSMIESGNRAQVFGVAASVALIFTIKGIATYIQTVFLSRAGNSIVAAQQRRLYAAILKHGVSFFNERDSSDLLMRVTYSAQAARTVVETLVMGFVRDLLTLIGLIAVMIYQQPTLSLFSLVFGPVALFGVRRILVRVREIMQAEMTSMAEIIKVIQETAIGIRVVKAFALEDRMNKRMHSAVANVEDRANAIARLEAATSPLMETLSGFAIAAVVALSVVNLFGEAASTPGQLMSFVTALLMAYEPAKRLARMRVTIEAGMIGVGVMYEVVDMPVTLVEADNARDLPEGASAVHLRDVHFEYRDDQAILNGLDVVFPAGRTTALVGPSGGGKSTIMNLIMRMYDPTSGRIEIGDMDLREATFASLREKIAFVGQDTFLFSGTIRQNIALGKPETTDDEIIAAAKAAHAHDFISQFEDGYDTIVGENGASLSGGQRQRLAIARAVLRDSPILLMDEATSALDSESEHLVKQALDELTKGRTTIVIAHRLSTIINSDLILVIKDGRVEEQGDLNTLLAQNGLFRRLYDRQYEKAEPRA; encoded by the coding sequence ATGTTTGAGAGCACGCTCGACCGGTTGAACAGCAGACTGATCGTCCGCCTGCTGCGGGAAAATTTCCGCCTTCAGATCCGGAACTATTCGATTGCGATGGTAGCGATGGTCGGTATCGCTGCGACAACAGCGCTGACCGCCTGGATCATGAAGGACATCATCGACTCGATGATCGAGTCCGGCAACCGGGCGCAGGTCTTTGGCGTGGCCGCATCCGTGGCGCTGATCTTTACGATCAAAGGCATCGCAACGTACATACAGACCGTGTTTCTCAGCCGGGCAGGCAACAGTATTGTCGCGGCACAGCAGCGGCGCCTCTATGCCGCGATCCTGAAACATGGCGTCTCCTTTTTCAACGAACGGGATTCGTCCGACCTGTTGATGCGGGTGACCTATTCGGCGCAAGCGGCCCGAACGGTGGTTGAAACGCTGGTGATGGGATTTGTGCGCGACTTGCTGACGCTGATCGGGCTGATCGCTGTCATGATCTATCAGCAGCCGACGCTGTCGCTGTTTTCCCTGGTTTTCGGGCCCGTCGCTCTTTTTGGCGTGCGGCGTATTCTGGTGCGTGTGCGCGAAATCATGCAGGCCGAGATGACCTCGATGGCCGAGATCATCAAGGTCATTCAGGAAACGGCCATTGGTATCCGTGTGGTCAAGGCTTTTGCGCTTGAGGACCGGATGAACAAGCGGATGCATTCCGCCGTGGCCAATGTCGAGGATCGTGCCAACGCGATTGCGCGGCTTGAGGCGGCCACAAGCCCGTTGATGGAAACCCTGTCCGGATTTGCCATTGCCGCCGTTGTGGCGCTGAGCGTGGTGAACCTTTTTGGAGAAGCGGCAAGCACACCCGGACAGCTGATGTCCTTCGTGACGGCGCTTTTGATGGCCTATGAGCCGGCCAAACGTCTGGCACGGATGCGGGTTACGATCGAGGCGGGGATGATCGGTGTCGGCGTGATGTACGAAGTTGTGGACATGCCTGTCACGCTGGTCGAGGCGGACAACGCGCGCGACCTGCCTGAAGGCGCCAGCGCCGTGCACCTTCGGGACGTGCATTTTGAATACAGGGACGATCAGGCGATCCTGAACGGGCTCGACGTCGTTTTTCCTGCGGGCAGAACAACGGCCCTTGTGGGCCCATCAGGCGGTGGCAAGTCCACGATCATGAACCTGATCATGCGCATGTATGACCCCACCTCAGGGCGCATCGAGATCGGTGACATGGACCTGCGCGAAGCGACCTTTGCCTCGCTCCGGGAAAAGATCGCCTTTGTCGGGCAGGACACATTCCTGTTTTCCGGCACGATCCGGCAGAACATCGCCCTTGGCAAACCGGAAACCACCGACGACGAAATCATCGCGGCGGCCAAAGCCGCACATGCCCATGACTTCATCAGCCAGTTCGAGGACGGGTACGATACCATTGTCGGCGAAAACGGCGCCAGCCTGTCAGGCGGTCAGAGGCAACGTCTGGCCATCGCGCGAGCCGTCCTGCGCGACAGCCCGATCCTGTTGATGGATGAGGCGACAAGCGCGCTTGATTCCGAATCCGAGCACCTGGTCAAGCAGGCGCTGGACGAATTGACCAAGGGCCGGACAACCATCGTCATCGCGCACCGCTTGTCCACGATCATCAATTCCGACCTCATTCTGGTGATCAAGGATGGCCGGGTGGAAGAGCAGGGCGACCTGAATACCTTGCTGGCGCAGAACGGACTGTTCCGCAGGCTCTATGACCGCCAATACGAAAAAGCCGAACCTAGGGCCTAG
- a CDS encoding DegT/DnrJ/EryC1/StrS family aminotransferase, which yields MAHIPFLDLRAAYLALQPDIDAAVQRVLASGWYIQGPEVEAFEAAYAAYCGAAHCVGVANGLDALILGLRALDIGPGDEVIVPSHTFVATWLAVSAVGATPIPVEPHAQTYNVDPALIPAAITARTRAVIAVHLYGQPADLDPLLEVAQKHNLALVEDAAQAHGAMYKGRRIGAHGDVVCWSFYPGKNLGALGDGGAITTDRADIADQVRVLGNYGSSKKYVNDEQGTNSRLDPVQAAALAVKLEHLDAWTARRREIAGRYSSALQDVTTPFVPNWADPVWHLYVVQHPKRDALMAKLSEEGISTLIHYPIAPHRQKAYAELGYAAGAFPLAETLADNMLSLPIGPQMPDADVDRVIETVNRVAPTL from the coding sequence ATGGCGCACATCCCCTTTCTCGATCTTCGCGCGGCCTATCTGGCGCTGCAACCGGACATTGACGCGGCCGTTCAGCGCGTTCTGGCAAGCGGGTGGTACATTCAAGGGCCGGAGGTTGAGGCTTTCGAGGCAGCCTATGCCGCCTATTGCGGTGCAGCCCATTGTGTGGGTGTCGCCAACGGCCTTGATGCGCTGATCCTGGGCCTGCGCGCCCTGGACATCGGCCCCGGCGATGAGGTCATCGTGCCGTCCCACACATTCGTGGCCACATGGCTCGCCGTGTCCGCCGTCGGTGCAACGCCGATCCCGGTTGAACCGCACGCGCAGACCTACAACGTCGATCCGGCGCTTATTCCGGCTGCCATCACAGCACGCACCCGTGCGGTGATCGCTGTTCACCTTTACGGCCAACCCGCTGATCTTGATCCGCTCCTCGAAGTTGCCCAAAAACACAACCTTGCCCTGGTTGAGGATGCAGCCCAGGCGCATGGTGCCATGTATAAGGGCCGCCGCATCGGCGCCCATGGTGACGTGGTATGCTGGAGCTTTTATCCCGGCAAGAACCTCGGCGCGCTAGGCGATGGCGGGGCGATCACCACGGACCGTGCAGACATCGCAGACCAGGTTCGCGTGCTGGGCAACTATGGCTCCAGCAAGAAATACGTAAACGATGAACAGGGCACCAACAGTCGGCTTGATCCAGTGCAGGCCGCTGCCCTGGCGGTCAAACTTGAGCATCTGGATGCGTGGACGGCGCGGCGGCGCGAGATTGCGGGCCGGTACAGCAGCGCGCTGCAGGATGTCACGACGCCCTTCGTCCCGAACTGGGCCGATCCGGTCTGGCACCTTTATGTTGTGCAACACCCGAAGCGGGACGCCCTGATGGCCAAGCTGTCCGAGGAGGGGATCAGCACCCTGATCCACTACCCGATCGCGCCGCATCGGCAAAAAGCCTATGCCGAGCTTGGATATGCCGCGGGCGCGTTCCCGCTGGCCGAGACGCTGGCAGACAACATGCTCAGCCTGCCGATCGGACCGCAGATGCCCGACGCGGACGTGGACCGGGTCATCGAGACCGTCAACAGGGTGGCGCCGACGCTGTAG
- a CDS encoding sugar 3,4-ketoisomerase, translating to MNEDIPHFNGNARMIDLPIVSDPRGDLTFMEGGRHVPFDIRRVYYLYNVPVDSERGGHAHRELEQVIFALSGSFRMKIDDGTTQADVWLRNPRKGLYIKNMVWREMDNFSQGAVCMVLASHFYDEADYYRDYSEFLAASQAA from the coding sequence ATGAACGAAGACATCCCCCACTTCAACGGAAACGCCCGCATGATCGACCTGCCGATCGTCTCTGATCCGCGCGGTGATCTGACCTTCATGGAAGGGGGCCGCCACGTTCCGTTTGATATTCGGCGGGTATACTACCTTTACAATGTCCCCGTGGATTCCGAGCGTGGCGGGCACGCGCACCGCGAGCTTGAACAGGTTATCTTCGCTCTGTCAGGAAGCTTTCGCATGAAGATCGACGACGGCACGACGCAAGCGGATGTCTGGCTGCGCAACCCCAGAAAGGGTCTCTACATCAAGAACATGGTGTGGCGCGAAATGGACAACTTCAGCCAGGGCGCCGTGTGTATGGTTCTCGCGTCTCACTTCTACGATGAAGCGGACTACTATCGCGACTATTCCGAGTTTCTGGCCGCAAGCCAGGCCGCCTGA
- a CDS encoding glycosyltransferase 61 family protein: protein MTNIRRSVVKRLVRGQMKSAPIAKLSACGLSLMGYRGYQLANLADHPGTRLAPVFEASESRVAAPRALGEDAELLTGPLPPIRPVLLEDVTAKSGSSFLYKKHDVLLPDEMYTKLDRISLLTNSGFFVQDYFVTKLDGTVAIPQGICAFGHGDVNWYHWLAEILPVIYLSQNLPAEFDDYPLLLPETAEKIPSFKQTLDLFRGKREVVILRDDTAYRIGRLVHVPSPVSGPFNMRDHMWPRPSDYTQNVGVVQYVRETILDALAIEREDDSPKRVILIRPPARGPTIRMKSERRPKPGGLKQCRWKS from the coding sequence ATGACGAATATTAGACGTAGTGTGGTCAAACGGTTGGTGCGCGGGCAGATGAAGTCGGCGCCCATTGCGAAGCTGTCGGCCTGTGGTCTAAGCCTGATGGGATACCGAGGATATCAGCTGGCCAACCTAGCTGATCACCCCGGCACAAGACTGGCCCCTGTCTTTGAGGCGTCGGAAAGCAGGGTGGCTGCGCCCCGCGCGCTGGGAGAAGACGCCGAGCTGCTTACCGGGCCGCTGCCGCCGATCCGCCCTGTGCTGCTCGAGGACGTCACGGCCAAATCGGGGTCATCATTCCTCTACAAAAAGCACGATGTGTTGCTGCCGGACGAGATGTACACAAAGCTCGACAGGATCAGTCTGCTCACCAACAGCGGGTTTTTCGTTCAGGACTACTTCGTCACGAAGCTAGATGGCACGGTTGCAATTCCCCAGGGCATTTGCGCCTTTGGGCATGGTGACGTGAACTGGTATCATTGGCTGGCCGAGATTTTGCCGGTCATCTATCTATCCCAGAACCTGCCTGCGGAATTCGACGATTACCCGTTGCTGCTGCCAGAGACGGCGGAGAAGATCCCATCGTTCAAACAGACGCTTGACCTGTTTCGCGGCAAACGCGAGGTGGTGATCCTGCGCGATGACACAGCGTACCGGATCGGCAGGCTTGTCCACGTCCCCTCACCAGTGTCAGGCCCGTTCAACATGCGTGACCACATGTGGCCGAGACCCTCTGACTACACGCAGAACGTCGGTGTGGTGCAGTATGTGCGCGAAACCATTCTGGACGCGCTTGCGATCGAACGCGAAGACGACAGCCCGAAACGTGTGATCCTGATCCGCCCGCCCGCGCGCGGTCCTACAATCAGGATGAAATCCGAGCGGCGGCCGAAGCCCGGGGGTTTGAAGCAGTGCAGATGGAAAAGCTGA
- a CDS encoding GNAT family N-acetyltransferase: protein MTQKGVERIEGVRLALRLARPEDAGYIHGLRMDPAYNQHLSAVTGTVEDQANWLHRYLDREAAGEEFYYVIERRDTAQPCGLVRLYDIEADHFTWGSWILDSTKPSKAALESAVLSYVIAFERLGLATSNFDARIGNARALAFYRRLGAVETGRDAQDIFFRYTRAQFERDKDRHMGVLRNAQTAQ, encoded by the coding sequence ATGACGCAGAAGGGCGTTGAACGGATTGAGGGTGTGCGCCTGGCCCTACGCCTGGCGCGACCCGAAGACGCCGGGTACATCCACGGGCTGCGCATGGATCCAGCCTACAACCAGCACCTTTCCGCGGTGACGGGCACGGTGGAGGATCAGGCAAACTGGCTGCACCGCTACCTAGACCGCGAAGCGGCGGGTGAAGAGTTCTATTATGTCATAGAGCGGCGAGACACGGCGCAGCCCTGCGGCCTTGTTCGGCTCTACGACATCGAAGCGGATCACTTCACCTGGGGCAGTTGGATCCTTGACAGTACAAAGCCGTCGAAGGCAGCGTTGGAAAGTGCCGTGCTGAGTTACGTGATCGCGTTCGAGCGTTTGGGCCTCGCGACATCCAACTTTGATGCGCGCATCGGCAACGCCCGCGCCCTGGCGTTTTACAGGCGATTGGGTGCTGTTGAGACGGGGCGCGATGCGCAGGACATCTTTTTCCGCTACACACGTGCGCAATTTGAAAGAGACAAGGACCGTCACATGGGCGTCTTGCGGAATGCGCAAACGGCGCAATGA
- a CDS encoding glycosyltransferase, whose protein sequence is MSSPSLSYILLTYNQRDTVAAAVRSALEQTDVALEIVISDDCSPDDTFDVIEKTVAGYSGPHRIILNRNPHNLGLAGNLDKTHELSNGDVLIAAAGDDMSYPHRSARIAQAFEEEDALLVCSYADVIDPDDQPVDGNFRTALFYNSWDTARAARSKALYIGATGAWHRSLYEKYGPLDPDAYEDLVLGFRAALEDRVAVIKKPLVKYRLGTGLTSSDGYHVDMAAFKNRRKKGFTAQQAIMRQRTLDALHFGLTGNHRVLDVLRKEQVKADLGTAYYADDGAVFRGLAIRHPLLALYTWRSERRRARKMGR, encoded by the coding sequence ATGTCATCGCCATCACTCTCCTATATCCTGCTGACATACAATCAGCGCGACACCGTGGCAGCGGCGGTCAGATCGGCGCTTGAGCAGACGGATGTCGCCTTGGAAATCGTCATCTCGGATGATTGTTCGCCGGATGACACCTTTGACGTGATCGAGAAAACAGTGGCGGGCTATAGCGGACCGCACCGGATTATCCTCAACCGTAACCCGCACAACCTCGGGCTTGCGGGCAACCTCGACAAGACACACGAACTCAGCAACGGTGACGTGCTGATCGCTGCGGCGGGCGATGACATGTCCTATCCGCATCGCAGCGCCAGGATTGCGCAGGCGTTCGAGGAAGAGGACGCCTTGCTTGTCTGCTCTTACGCTGACGTGATTGACCCCGATGACCAGCCGGTCGATGGGAATTTCAGAACCGCGCTGTTCTACAATAGCTGGGATACCGCCCGGGCTGCCCGGTCCAAGGCGCTGTATATCGGTGCGACGGGCGCGTGGCACCGCAGTCTTTATGAAAAGTACGGTCCCCTCGACCCGGATGCTTATGAGGATTTGGTGCTTGGCTTCCGCGCCGCCTTGGAAGACCGCGTTGCGGTGATCAAGAAACCGCTTGTGAAGTATCGACTGGGCACTGGCCTGACAAGTTCCGACGGGTACCATGTGGACATGGCCGCGTTCAAAAACCGGCGCAAAAAGGGTTTCACGGCGCAGCAGGCCATCATGCGCCAGCGGACGCTCGACGCACTGCACTTCGGCCTGACCGGCAATCACAGAGTTCTGGATGTCTTGCGCAAGGAACAGGTGAAGGCGGATCTGGGGACTGCATACTACGCCGACGACGGTGCCGTGTTTCGTGGTCTGGCGATACGCCACCCTTTGCTAGCTCTTTACACGTGGCGATCAGAACGCAGACGCGCCCGCAAGATGGGGCGCTGA
- a CDS encoding glycosyltransferase family 2 protein — MAEISVLLPVYNGAAYLDETLASLRQQDFSAFEVLCIDDCSTDDSRAVIQRHADADDRITYMNTGQNLGSAAKAVNFAAPHATGRWFVYSSQDDLFSPDWLSQLHARAVETGADAVLPDVVFYHRDGAEDRRITGYRGDRTAILSGREAFVASLDWTIPGNALWPMRLLKTNGFDDFNAFADEYTVRRFFLACDSIAFCEGVFFYRQDNAAAITKGPSAARLDAADASLRLWQLICDNDFGPDVHGPFALRTLRAAIRAQAIVFNAPHLASEMPRLTEVWRAMHCSEAFQTSLAASGSSAFKRSVYQRAVRSHAWFLRLARLSALMARRKSR, encoded by the coding sequence ATGGCTGAAATCTCCGTTCTCCTGCCCGTCTACAACGGTGCGGCGTATTTGGACGAAACACTTGCGTCCTTGCGCCAACAGGACTTTTCCGCGTTCGAGGTGCTGTGCATCGACGATTGTTCGACCGATGACAGCCGCGCCGTGATTCAACGCCACGCGGACGCAGACGACCGGATCACATACATGAACACCGGTCAAAACCTTGGCAGCGCGGCCAAGGCAGTGAATTTCGCGGCTCCGCACGCAACCGGGCGGTGGTTTGTCTATTCCTCACAGGATGATCTGTTTTCTCCCGATTGGCTGTCGCAACTTCATGCGCGGGCGGTTGAGACCGGTGCCGATGCGGTTCTTCCCGATGTTGTGTTCTACCACCGCGATGGGGCCGAAGATCGCAGGATCACTGGTTACCGTGGCGACCGAACCGCCATCCTGTCTGGGCGCGAGGCCTTTGTCGCGTCGCTGGACTGGACGATTCCGGGCAACGCGCTGTGGCCCATGCGCCTTCTGAAAACCAACGGCTTTGATGACTTCAACGCCTTTGCCGATGAATACACCGTGCGACGGTTTTTTCTCGCCTGCGACAGCATCGCCTTTTGCGAGGGGGTGTTTTTCTACCGGCAGGACAATGCCGCAGCAATCACGAAGGGTCCAAGTGCGGCACGACTTGATGCGGCCGATGCCAGTCTGCGCCTGTGGCAGCTGATATGCGACAATGACTTTGGGCCGGATGTGCATGGGCCTTTTGCATTGCGCACCTTGCGCGCTGCCATCCGTGCACAGGCGATAGTGTTCAACGCGCCGCACCTTGCCAGTGAAATGCCACGCTTGACCGAAGTGTGGCGCGCGATGCACTGCTCTGAGGCGTTTCAAACCTCTTTGGCCGCATCGGGATCAAGCGCATTCAAGCGGTCAGTGTACCAACGTGCCGTTCGATCGCACGCATGGTTTTTGCGACTTGCCCGACTGTCTGCCCTGATGGCCCGGCGCAAAAGCCGGTGA
- a CDS encoding DegT/DnrJ/EryC1/StrS family aminotransferase, giving the protein MSQDIYVTRPHLPPLEEFQGLLNKIWESGHLTNSGPYHQQLEQALCDYLKVPYISLFNNGTIALVTALRALGIKGEVITTPFSFVATSHAILWTECTPVFVDVDPVSLNLDPAQVNSAITKDTAAILPVHCYGHPADVDAIDAIGAEHGIPVVYDAAHAFGVECHCGSVLTHGDLSVLSFHATKVFNTFEGGAVVCKTPEMKRYVDQLKNFGHEGETVVIETGINGKMSEINAAMGLLQLNHIDAAIAQRAEIDRQYRERLADLPGIHCVEDSGQIRANYAYFPIRVGPEFPISRDALYHYMKERGVHPRRYFYPLIPEFPMYSALPTADKTLLPHAARAADEILCLPIYPGLDQASLTRIIALLHDAAASGT; this is encoded by the coding sequence ATGTCACAAGACATCTACGTCACCCGCCCGCATCTGCCGCCACTGGAAGAATTTCAGGGGCTGCTTAACAAGATTTGGGAAAGCGGGCACCTGACAAACAGCGGCCCCTATCACCAGCAGCTGGAACAAGCGCTGTGCGACTACCTCAAGGTGCCGTATATCTCGCTGTTCAACAACGGAACCATCGCGCTTGTGACCGCACTGCGCGCACTTGGGATCAAGGGTGAGGTCATCACGACCCCCTTTTCCTTCGTTGCGACGTCACATGCCATTCTCTGGACCGAGTGCACCCCGGTCTTTGTGGATGTGGATCCAGTCAGTCTGAACCTCGACCCCGCGCAGGTCAATTCGGCCATCACAAAGGACACCGCGGCCATTTTGCCCGTCCACTGCTATGGGCATCCGGCCGATGTTGATGCGATCGACGCCATCGGTGCGGAACACGGCATTCCGGTCGTGTATGATGCCGCTCACGCCTTTGGGGTCGAATGTCATTGCGGGTCGGTCCTGACCCATGGCGACCTGTCAGTGCTCAGCTTTCACGCAACCAAGGTGTTCAACACCTTCGAAGGCGGGGCCGTCGTATGCAAGACACCAGAAATGAAGCGCTATGTCGACCAGCTGAAAAACTTCGGCCACGAGGGCGAGACAGTGGTGATCGAAACCGGCATCAACGGCAAGATGAGCGAGATCAACGCAGCCATGGGCTTGCTCCAGCTCAACCATATTGATGCGGCAATCGCGCAACGGGCAGAGATTGACCGCCAGTACCGCGAACGGCTGGCTGACCTGCCGGGTATTCATTGCGTGGAAGACAGCGGACAGATACGGGCGAACTACGCCTACTTCCCCATCCGCGTCGGCCCCGAATTTCCGATTTCGCGCGATGCACTGTATCACTACATGAAAGAACGAGGGGTGCACCCCCGGCGCTATTTCTATCCGCTCATCCCGGAATTCCCGATGTACAGCGCGCTGCCGACAGCGGACAAGACGCTGCTGCCTCATGCGGCACGCGCGGCAGATGAAATCCTGTGTCTGCCGATCTATCCCGGCCTCGACCAGGCATCGCTGACCCGCATCATCGCGCTGCTGCATGATGCAGCCGCCTCCGGCACATAG
- a CDS encoding glycosyltransferase 61 family protein produces the protein MQMEKLSFREQVSLMHNADFVIGPTGAAFANTLFMRPGSQSLVWALREYAGGCFFSNMAHVSGCEMTYCFVEADEPITSTFDAFGASYQLPVDVFCQHLDQLLARSRDYTRNMVTS, from the coding sequence GTGCAGATGGAAAAGCTGAGTTTCCGCGAGCAGGTGAGCTTGATGCACAATGCGGACTTCGTGATCGGCCCGACCGGGGCGGCCTTTGCAAACACTCTCTTCATGCGACCCGGCAGCCAAAGTCTGGTTTGGGCGTTGCGCGAATATGCGGGCGGGTGTTTTTTCTCGAACATGGCGCACGTATCCGGGTGCGAGATGACCTATTGTTTTGTCGAAGCAGATGAGCCGATCACCAGCACGTTTGATGCGTTTGGTGCGTCGTACCAGTTGCCGGTCGATGTGTTTTGCCAGCATCTTGACCAGTTGCTTGCGCGATCCCGCGACTACACGCGCAACATGGTGACCAGCTAA